One segment of Yersinia kristensenii DNA contains the following:
- the aroL gene encoding shikimate kinase AroL: MTQTIFLVGARGAGKTTIGKALSQALGYRFIDTDLFMQQTLQSSVAEIVAREGWDGFRLRESIALQTVTAPKTVVATGGGAVLSLDNRTFMRQHGVVLYLRASANVLAERLAEDPEDAQRPSLTGKPIVEEMQDVLASREPLYQEVAHHMLDATQSPEEVVEHILQILADEKVR; this comes from the coding sequence ATGACACAGACTATCTTTTTGGTCGGCGCGCGCGGTGCAGGTAAGACAACAATAGGGAAAGCGTTGTCACAGGCGTTGGGATATCGTTTTATCGATACAGATTTATTTATGCAGCAAACTTTGCAGTCGAGCGTGGCCGAAATTGTCGCCCGTGAAGGGTGGGACGGTTTCCGTCTGCGAGAAAGCATCGCCCTACAGACCGTAACCGCGCCTAAAACGGTGGTTGCTACTGGGGGAGGCGCGGTGTTATCTCTTGATAATCGTACATTTATGCGCCAACACGGGGTGGTTCTTTATCTTCGAGCATCAGCCAATGTATTGGCAGAACGTCTGGCGGAAGATCCGGAGGATGCTCAGCGACCAAGCTTGACGGGTAAACCAATTGTTGAAGAAATGCAGGATGTACTAGCCAGTCGGGAGCCACTATATCAGGAAGTTGCTCATCATATGCTGGATGCCACTCAATCCCCTGAAGAGGTTGTTGAACATATTTTGCAGATTTTGGCCGATGAAAAGGTGAGGTAA
- the ppnP gene encoding pyrimidine/purine nucleoside phosphorylase produces the protein MLKFNEYFTGKVKSIGFDSDSIGPASVGVMEKGEYTFSTAKAEEMTVITGSLKVLIPGSSGWEVFKPGETFYIPAESEFNLQVAEASSYLCKYLS, from the coding sequence ATGCTGAAATTTAATGAGTATTTTACCGGGAAAGTGAAATCTATTGGTTTTGACAGTGACAGTATTGGGCCAGCTAGCGTTGGGGTGATGGAAAAGGGCGAGTACACTTTCAGTACGGCGAAAGCGGAAGAAATGACAGTGATCACCGGTAGCTTAAAAGTACTGATTCCGGGTTCATCAGGTTGGGAAGTGTTCAAACCAGGCGAGACTTTCTATATCCCAGCGGAAAGTGAATTTAACTTGCAAGTTGCTGAAGCATCTTCATATTTGTGTAAATATTTGAGCTAA